A region of Domibacillus sp. DTU_2020_1001157_1_SI_ALB_TIR_016 DNA encodes the following proteins:
- a CDS encoding helix-turn-helix domain-containing protein gives MNISDCYTTKEAAERLGKSVVTIGHYIRTGKLTPVEDFWGGHRGHLFEKSAVDQLKEELNQEQPNGMMTGEAAAYLGVTRAVLQSYLQEQIIPFEKTTWRSREVVTIKKVDLDLFQETHKERLVEDRLKQRLFYDRKKQIAFYQRFSSSTIQEARLTWNAQKEWVFFIQDNGAQLPFEEGIYKHDLTPDYTLSFGKRTGTPGYARLSLPLQLSFTRQFLDLLYEQFDLSNVYMDIRQEENIIVLYVKDMLLNAVENAETLGHFLESNTEEGFVAANNSQIRIESAEKSLSIYLPADIKKKIKQAAIEQGTTMQEISKRIIMDYFK, from the coding sequence ATGAATATTTCGGATTGCTACACAACAAAAGAAGCAGCTGAACGCCTTGGAAAATCTGTGGTTACGATCGGTCACTATATACGAACTGGAAAACTGACGCCTGTTGAAGATTTTTGGGGCGGACACCGGGGACATTTATTTGAAAAAAGCGCGGTTGATCAGTTGAAAGAGGAGCTCAATCAGGAACAGCCGAACGGAATGATGACAGGAGAAGCCGCCGCTTATTTAGGTGTAACGAGAGCCGTGCTGCAATCTTACCTCCAGGAGCAGATTATTCCTTTTGAAAAAACGACCTGGCGCAGCCGGGAAGTTGTAACCATCAAAAAAGTCGACTTGGATTTGTTTCAAGAAACGCATAAAGAGCGTCTTGTAGAAGACCGCCTTAAGCAGCGCTTGTTTTATGATCGTAAAAAGCAGATTGCTTTTTACCAGCGCTTTTCGTCCAGCACGATTCAGGAAGCACGCCTTACCTGGAACGCCCAGAAAGAATGGGTGTTTTTTATCCAGGATAACGGCGCTCAACTGCCATTTGAAGAAGGCATTTATAAGCATGATTTAACACCAGACTACACACTTTCTTTTGGCAAGCGGACTGGAACGCCTGGCTACGCGAGGCTGTCGCTGCCTTTACAGCTTTCCTTTACCCGACAGTTTCTGGATCTCTTATACGAGCAATTTGACTTATCCAATGTTTATATGGATATACGGCAGGAAGAAAACATTATCGTCCTTTACGTTAAGGATATGTTATTAAATGCAGTGGAAAATGCGGAAACACTTGGCCATTTTCTAGAAAGCAACACAGAAGAAGGCTTTGTAGCAGCCAATAACAGTCAAATTCGGATCGAATCGGCCGAAAAAAGTCTATCTATTTACCTGCCGGCCGATATTAAAAAGAAAATCAAGCAGGCAGCAATAGAACAAGGCACAACCATGCAGGAGATCTCTAAAAGAATTATTATGGATTACTTTAAATAA
- a CDS encoding HPr family phosphocarrier protein, whose amino-acid sequence MLERNVKIGLKEGLQSKPAAQFVEKANTFSSNITLIRNEKVIAAKSIMGVMAAALTPGTEVKLIADGSDEEKALDSLEKFLSTP is encoded by the coding sequence ATGTTAGAAAGAAACGTGAAAATTGGATTAAAAGAAGGACTTCAATCAAAACCTGCTGCTCAATTTGTTGAAAAAGCGAATACATTCAGCAGCAACATTACCCTGATCCGCAATGAAAAAGTGATTGCCGCTAAAAGTATTATGGGTGTCATGGCTGCGGCATTGACTCCAGGGACTGAAGTGAAGCTTATTGCTGATGGAAGCGATGAGGAAAAAGCATTGGATTCACTTGAAAAATTTCTTTCTACCCCATAA
- a CDS encoding DUF421 domain-containing protein — MDFFHAQESLTTIQWILRALVAFLFLLLAAKIMGQRSMAQLRLLDFVMAILIGNILAHPLSDQHLGLKGSMITMVVLVVLYVAGTYLSLKWKRFQRLLDPSPYPLIEQGKIRYQNLRKARISIDILLAELRKSQIEDIQKISHAIWEPNGTISFFLHPEYAPVTPADMKLAVKPLLLSRAVIKEGEIDHEELKKSGKDEAWLHSQLKAHNESKAADVLLATLKGDKLNIYHYPDQS; from the coding sequence GTGGATTTTTTTCATGCCCAAGAATCTCTTACAACCATTCAATGGATTTTAAGAGCGCTTGTTGCTTTTTTGTTTTTACTTTTAGCTGCAAAAATAATGGGCCAGCGGTCGATGGCGCAGCTAAGGCTGCTTGATTTTGTAATGGCCATTTTAATTGGGAATATTTTAGCTCACCCTTTATCGGACCAACATTTAGGATTAAAAGGCTCCATGATCACTATGGTCGTGTTGGTGGTTTTGTACGTTGCGGGCACTTATTTAAGTTTAAAGTGGAAAAGATTCCAGCGCCTGCTTGATCCCTCTCCTTATCCGCTGATTGAGCAGGGAAAAATTAGGTATCAAAACTTAAGAAAAGCAAGAATTTCTATTGATATTTTATTGGCTGAGCTGCGAAAAAGCCAAATTGAAGATATCCAAAAAATTTCACATGCCATTTGGGAACCGAACGGAACGATTTCCTTTTTCCTTCATCCGGAGTATGCACCTGTCACTCCAGCTGATATGAAGCTGGCTGTAAAGCCTTTGCTTTTATCACGGGCCGTAATCAAAGAAGGGGAAATAGACCATGAGGAATTGAAGAAAAGCGGTAAAGATGAAGCGTGGCTCCACAGCCAGTTAAAAGCTCATAATGAATCAAAGGCAGCAGACGTTTTATTAGCGACCTTAAAAGGTGATAAACTAAACATTTATCATTATCCAGACCAGTCATAA
- the brnQ gene encoding branched-chain amino acid transport system II carrier protein: MTNKIPFSFIVVIGLMLFALFFGAGNLIFPAMLGQSAGTNVWIATAGFLVTGVGLPLIGVMAFGFSGKEDLQSLASRVHPIFGLVFTTVLYLAIGPLFAIPRTGSVSFEIGVKPFLSENSTFVPLLIFTVIFYSITCFFSLNPAKIVDIVGKFLTPIKITFIGILVVVACFNPIGKLQAPAEKYQTNAFFNGFQEGYLTMDTLASFVFGIIIINAIKEKGAKTRKDILIVCLKAVGIAAVILAAIYTALSYMGAASVTGVGRLDNGGAVLASVSDYYFGTYGGVLLGLMITVACLTTSVGLITACSTYFHKLFPNISYKTIAVVLCVFSAVIANIGLAQLISISVPVLTVLYPLAIVLIVLTFLHPLFKGHAHVYQGSMLLTFLVSIMDGLKGAGLNVSAIDAFFTNYLPLYGIGLGWIFPAIAGGLAGYMISLFTRTKQEKEQSKPGRRAV; encoded by the coding sequence ATGACAAACAAAATACCATTTTCATTTATAGTAGTGATCGGTTTGATGCTGTTTGCTTTATTTTTTGGAGCAGGAAACTTGATTTTCCCGGCTATGCTTGGTCAGTCAGCAGGGACAAATGTCTGGATAGCAACTGCCGGCTTTTTAGTAACCGGAGTAGGCCTTCCTCTAATAGGGGTTATGGCATTTGGGTTTTCTGGAAAAGAGGATTTACAATCCTTAGCAAGCCGCGTTCATCCTATTTTCGGCCTCGTCTTTACAACCGTTCTTTATTTGGCAATTGGTCCTTTGTTCGCGATTCCAAGGACAGGAAGTGTTTCTTTTGAGATTGGCGTAAAACCCTTTTTGTCAGAAAATTCAACGTTTGTACCTTTGCTGATTTTCACAGTGATCTTTTATAGCATCACATGCTTTTTCTCTTTAAATCCAGCGAAAATTGTCGATATTGTCGGAAAATTCCTTACACCAATCAAAATCACATTTATCGGGATTTTAGTAGTCGTCGCATGCTTTAACCCAATTGGTAAGCTGCAGGCGCCTGCAGAAAAGTATCAAACGAATGCTTTTTTCAATGGATTCCAGGAAGGGTACCTGACAATGGATACACTTGCATCCTTTGTATTTGGTATCATCATTATTAATGCAATCAAAGAAAAAGGTGCAAAAACGAGAAAAGATATTTTGATCGTTTGTTTAAAAGCGGTTGGAATCGCCGCTGTTATTCTTGCAGCTATCTATACAGCTCTGTCTTATATGGGGGCTGCCAGTGTAACGGGTGTCGGACGTCTAGATAATGGCGGAGCAGTTTTGGCAAGTGTCTCGGACTACTACTTCGGAACATACGGCGGAGTTTTACTAGGTTTAATGATTACGGTTGCTTGTTTAACAACAAGTGTAGGACTGATCACAGCATGTTCTACTTATTTCCACAAACTGTTCCCGAACATCTCATATAAAACAATTGCTGTAGTATTATGTGTATTTAGTGCAGTTATCGCTAATATTGGTCTGGCTCAATTAATTTCAATTTCTGTACCAGTATTGACTGTTCTTTATCCATTAGCGATCGTCTTGATCGTTTTGACGTTCCTTCATCCTTTATTTAAAGGACATGCCCACGTATATCAAGGCAGCATGTTGTTAACCTTTTTAGTGAGTATCATGGATGGTTTAAAAGGAGCTGGCTTGAATGTTTCAGCTATCGATGCTTTTTTCACAAACTATCTTCCGCTTTATGGAATTGGTCTGGGCTGGATCTTCCCTGCGATTGCAGGCGGACTTGCCGGATATATGATCAGCTTGTTTACTAGAACGAAGCAGGAAAAAGAGCAGAGCAAGCCAGGAAGAAGAGCGGTATAA